The following is a genomic window from Chaetodon trifascialis isolate fChaTrf1 chromosome 13, fChaTrf1.hap1, whole genome shotgun sequence.
AGCATCATTTTATgtcctctcactctgtctgtgtcagtctTCATGTGACTTGTGGTCTCTGCACCTAATGGAAGAGTCTCCTGATGGCATCCCATGttcatttctcctcattttTAGCTGCAGGGGAGAGTTTTGAGGGACTGTGTTCGATGTTTACAGAATGATTGGATGGCTGGAGGATTTGGGGACAATTAACTGGTTGTATAAAAGCACAATGCTTCTGTTTGTGGTGGAAATGTCACAGGTCAAGGCTGCTGTCAACATCGCCGAGGGTCATCTGAAACACGTATTTAACATGTATTACGATGCATAACTGACAAGGCCGGCAGGCACAATGTACCAGATCTGTACTGCATCATACTTAACTAcgaaagagcaaaagaaaggaATATACAGTGTCCAACAACAGAGGCTTTCTATCTGCTGGATATACAGTCTGAGAAATTTCTCTGACGGCTTGGCTTTTCGCTCTTGGCAACAGTTGCTTCAGGCCAGAAGAGATTGCTGTCACGATGTCAACATTGAGCTTTATTGTCCCAGAGTGACCTCAAGCTTGAAGACAAACTCACTGCCATCGGTAAACCAGAAGGATGTGGTTGTGTGATCGAAGCACTGATAGGAAAACACAAGATGTTCTTCATAGTTCTGACCATAAGCTAATTCAGTTAGCAATAGCATTACAGCTTGTGGtataaaattaattaacatGGAATCCAGTAACACTGATGTGTGAAAAGGTGCTgcatgattcattttctgtacTGTCAGGCACTTTCATAAAGGACATTTTCATGCTCTTTGCAGATGGGGATGTATTGATAGGTAGCCTGGGAGCCGATTGGATTAAAAACAACTAATGAATGGTGCTGTATCAAGTTCAAAGAAAGAGCTGAGCGAGGGAGATCTTATGAATGAGATCTGCGATCTGCAGCCATCATCGCTCCGACCAGTGAACCTTTGCTGGGCGAAACCTGTTCAAGTCTTCACGGCCGTTCACGAAAAGAAAAACGTGACTGAACATTGTAAATTCTGCAAAAGCATGTTTTCACACAATACTGCCCTTTGGTGCCTTTATGTTCAACAAAAGTTGGACTTTTCCTTGTCATTAAGTTGTCGCCTTTGGATCTGGGAAGTTGTGAtcttacaaattaaacaattCATTGACAACTGAAAGGAACTGCAAATGAATCAGTGGTCACTGTAACTGttggctgcagctccagcacaAACCAGACCTTTTGTCTCTGAGAGCATCTGTTGAAAAGTTACAGCTCAGGTTTTTTGACACCTGCTTTACCTTCTGACGTGCCTTCCATCTtgtcctctgtttctgtctcgcCGTTCTCCATGTTTAGGTATCCTGTCTGGTTCGGTCCAATCTACTTCACAGCTGTCCGGTTTCTGAAGTCCTTATCCAGTTCAAGATGAGTTCAGTCCTCTGCCTTGTTCTTCTCCTCTGGACAGCTGTATCCTTTCCTCTGATCACTCGCTTTCTCTCCTCCAAAGCATGTGAGTCCTATGATTTCTCCTTGGCACAATAAGGCCCTTGTCTtcagagggaagagagacagaaggataagatcaggaggagagagagagagacatttgtTCATCATACAGCCACTTACTGTAACTAACTCATTAGTGACTGACTGTTAATGAGGTTTATTTACCAACAGAActgatcagctgctgcagagggtaACAGTGAAACTGGCAGATTGTCAtcctctgcagtttgtttgtagCCTCAGTGTCAAATCCAGATGGGCCTGAGAGCATGTGttggtggatgtgtgtgtgagaaggacTCGTGAACTTAATGCGTCTACAGTGTTTACATTTGCTTCTTCTGCTTCACTCCTTTATCAGATTCTTGGGGGCAGAGGCTGTAAACAGAACACTTAGACTTTATAACCTTATAATGTGCCGGCAGTGATCATATCAGCCTTGTGAATacttgcttatttacacatccagcagacaaggAGCAATGTTGTCATTCTTTTGGagttgtgtttacagcagctTGATTAATGGAAGTCCCATATTCGTTCCTTTTCAGCCCTGAAAATATCTGGTCTTTACCTGCTAAATGCTGTCAGTCAACTGTTCGGCGTTAGGCAGGCAGCAGGGAAGTCAAACGTGGGGAAGGTCCGCGAAGATACTCAAACTAATAGCTGTTATTTCTCCACACATGGATGGAGAAATAGTCCCACTTTGACCAAAATACTACAAATCATGGCTGTATTTACTCATCAACAGCTCATCAATTAAGTCTGTCAACCTTCTTTAAAGGGCAGTTTCGTAGAGTTTATATGTGCAGGTCTTAGTACTACTGCAGTACTACTGCGTATATGGGGAGAAAATGTATCGACGCCTTTGTGGCTCCAGGAGGAGCTGCGTGAATTTTGATAAGTGTCATCAAGTGACGTCCCTTGAGGCAGCATCGGTTGAAGAAGACAAggttgaaaactgaaaaaatctCAGGGGTGGGGTTGAAAAGATGGAGGTTACCACACCTCTGCTTGAGGCTACCTCATctgctagcataacacacccaaatCTCCAACCAAACTATTGCACAGAAGCCTGTGTTTATCTCTCTGACGTCTCCTCACTGTGCTggaagtctgtctgtctgtcttcctgtcctcagtCTCTCTGTTTTTGCGCTCCCTCTGTCTTCGGTGGAGACGACAAAGcctggagacaaacagctgagctGCAACTCATTTCAACAACAGACCTGTGTTTGAAGGTTGTATCATTACCACACATCATCTGATTCTGTGGTTTCATGAGTGCAtgcagggaggaaagaaaatctCATTCATCAATAATTGAAATGGTTTAGGGTTAGAAAATGCCATTCTGATGATTTGGTTTTGAAGCTTGAAACAGTCACTAAACCTTCGTTTAGTGCTGTACAagtctttttcttccttctcaACATTTGGTAgcctgttgtttgttgttgtgagtGTACAGCCTATATTATTTCCTCTGAATGATGTCAATTGAGAAGTCATTGGACAGAAGGTTATGTGCTGTGATCATCTGTGAAAAGTGGCTTGGCCCATATTTTCAGGACGCTCTGATCAGTTAAAGCAGGATTCGGTGCATTTTGTGTCTCATAATGTCATCATGGCAACCATTAAATACCACTGTATTTCAGAGAGAGTCAAAAATCGATGTAGAAACCGAAGCCTGCTCCTGGTTATTTGCTACAGGGGTCTCATCCTGAAGAAACAATGCCTCAGACTGTCTAGTCTATTATGCAAGGAGATTTCTCTGAATTTCCGACTTGCACCACATCATTTCCTAACACAGGCAGTACAGCCCCAAAATAGGAATATAATAAGTAAGCTGTTGTGTCCTGGGCTGAGTCTAATATAATTATAAACCAGGAATTATGAGGATCAGGTGGTAGAGAGGTCAAAgctctttcctttctttgctgAAGGGAGTGTTTCACTGGATCCTTTTGCCCCTCAACATACAGGGTAGGCAAAACATTATTATAATTAACTATGATGAAACCACAGCCGAGTAGATGCCACAGACAGCCAGGGCCTTTGTGGCTCCTGTAGCTGTTGGGTCATGTTGCATGCTGGTAATGAAATGCTGAAGAGTGGAACTGACAAATCTATTGATTATTTCTGTCCATTTTCTGTTCACTTAATTCATTAATTGGTAATCTTAttaacatttcctgttttcattgtgttttcctAAACTTCCGTATTGCGTATGCACCTGCTGGCAAAACCCGGGGAAAACAAACAACTCAACTTCCGGTCCGGTGTTTCTCGTCACGTGACGGCAGTTAGCTCGTGTCTCGGGCGGAGTTGAGCTCAGCTGACCGGAAGCTCCAGTGAAGTTTCTGCTGCTTACTGGTGTTGTTGTCTGGGTTAGTCTGTGATGCAGTACGTAagtgttgacagaaaaacataaaataaaataacaataaaaatggaGCGCTACGGGTCGGACACGGAGGGGGACGAGCAGGAGACACCGCTGCTTCACCGAGGACACGAGGACAAAGCCCACAGAGGTGAAAGACAAATATCTCCGGCTGGCTAGCTAACAAAAACGTTGCTCGTAAGCGGGGTTCATTTCGGGTACCGTCCGCCATCCATCTCACTTATGTGTCCTGGATTTAACGGCTCTGCCTTCGGCGTTTGTTTCCACCGCGAGGACGCGTTAACTAAACTACATGAACACTAAAGGCTTTTTACGGAGTGTGCACGAGTCTGTGCTTTCTGGtacatgttgacattttaataaGCCTGAGTCACGAGTTTAGGGATATCCGCCTTGAGCTCGTGTCGTAAGGCAGGTGTACCTGAGCTGTGAGTCAGAAGAGGCATTTTAAAAGTCCTGCAGAGTCTGCGCGTGAAGGCTGCTGAGGAGCCAGCAGGAGAGTTTAGCCTCGATCAAACATGACTTGTAAGAATAAGCttcaaattttgtttttatctgcagcACCTTATGCAAAATCCATATACTTATGAAACCAAAGTTTACttatgaaaatgaaggaagagCTGCTTCCACTGAATAACAGGCGAGTTATCAGTTATAACTTTAGTTAAAGATTAACATTGCAGTCATTGATCAGGTTCATGTATTACATTGTTTTTCATACCTCGACCtaaattaatgttgttttttttctggctgcAGATTAGAATAAGAAGTCTGAAAGTCAAACATTTGGCTCTGGGAACGTGTGACGTGCGTTTGCTTTCACTTTGGCATGgattgttttaaaataaaataaaataaaaattgtctCTGCTCCATCCTGTAGCCCCAGCATGCTGCTCATCGCGCTACGGCCTGGCGCTGCTCTCCTCTTTCGGCTTCTTTGTGGTCTACTCTCTGCGGGTGAACCTCAGTGTAGCCATGGTGGACATGCTCAACAACACCCACCAGTCCAGCACCAACCACAGCGGCTCAGTGTGTCCCGCCCATGCCAACCCTGCACGGCCCAAACACAACCACACGGTGAGCGGGAGCATGACCGCAGCTCAGGAAGATCAATGGTGAAAACTTTCCTTCTCGGAAAACAGCGTTTAGCACGACGGCCATATTCTTCcgtgtttgtctgctgtccgTGGAAAAAACCTAAACCCGTCACGAATCGGGAAACTGGAGTTGATGCCTGACATTCAGCACTTTGTCAGTCCTGGAAAAAAACGGGCTGATGCAGATGATGCTGCTCGCCACCTCTCTGCAGACGTGACATAACAAGGCGATCCACGGCTGAACTCTttgctgtgtttactgcagttcagtgtgtgaaaagtgaaagaCATATGCACATGCTAAACAATCAATCAgtattctgttttcattcaatAAGCCTTCATCATATTTGATCTTGAGCTCCGTTCCTAACACAGTTCTCCTCCTCGCAGGCCAGTGTGTACGACTGGGACTCTGAGACTCAGGGCTGGATCTTGGGCTCCTTCTTCTACGGCTACATCCTGACACAGATCCCTGGGGGCTACCTGGCTGGCCGCTGTGGACCCAAGTGGCTGATGGGCTTTGGCATCCTGGGAACTGTAGTCTTCACGCTGCTCACCCCCGTGGCTGCTGACCTGGGTGCGAGCTACCTCATAGCTGTCAGGGTGCTGGAAGGAATAGGAGAGGTGGGAGATCAGGTTGTTTAATTCTGACGTGGTTCATGACAGGGTGTCGGTTTCCAGGCCATAGAGGCAGTGATCTGTTTACAAATCAACACCGGATAATCTACCAATGGCTCGAATCTTAGCATCAAAAGTTCTAGCCACGGACAGACTGCACTCCTgctgatgcttttattgtgtttgccTTCAGGGAGTCACTTTTCCTGCCATGTACACCATGTGGGCAGCGTGGGCCCCCCCGCTGGAGAGGAGCCGACTGCTCACCATTTCCTACATTGGTAAGACGCACAGACACAAGGGGGACGGTGTCCGCCTCGGCCGCCTCTTGCATGGCGTCATGTGTCCCTCTCTGAATACTCATCAGTCAGCAGTTACACTGTGTGCACTCAGACAGCTGTGAGATACAgatgtttgtcttctctcttcCATCTCAGGAGCCCAGCTGGGGACGGTGatatctctccctctgtctggtGAAATCTGCTTCTACCTTGACTGGACCTACGTCTTCTACGTTTTCGGTAAAGCACCATTAGTGGAGGGGAGGGTGGGGTTACTAGTTGTGGCAGAGGGACTTTTATGTACTCGTCTTTGGCAGGAGTTACTAACTTTATCTTTATATGTGAGCCATTGATGCATTAGCATCACAGCAACTCATGTGCTTAAAGAAAGACTGATGAAGTCACTGCTCATAGaagcttcttcctcttcttcgaCTGGCCTCTCCACTGATGAGTCATACAGTGCTGTTTGCTCTGTCTAAGCTTCAGATAAGACGTTTCCACTGtctgctcttttcttcctctttgttctcGAGAAACAGTGATTTAGCAGGTTGATGGAGGAAATGTGCTTACAGATGAAACCGCTGCACAAGTCCCACCTTATATGCTCGCTTGCTTGTCTGCTGTAACTGCTAACATAATCCCACCTCTAAACCACTGGAGAGATTTCAGGAAAACAGGCCTGCAGAGCACAGTGTCTTTGAAAGTGTCATCATCATAATCCATGAAGGCTTTATGCTGGATGGATTCAGGCCACCGCCGCTGATCTGTGtgctaaaatgtgtgtgtccaggtgccATTGGCCTGGTGTGGTTCATCTTGTGGGCCTTTCTCGCCTTCGACAGCCCGAACACTCACCCACGGATATCAGAGCAGGAGAGACTCTACATCAACACCTCCCTGAAGAACGAGGTAACACCAGAAACCAGACGACGTGTCCT
Proteins encoded in this region:
- the slc17a5 gene encoding sialin, whose translation is MERYGSDTEGDEQETPLLHRGHEDKAHRAPACCSSRYGLALLSSFGFFVVYSLRVNLSVAMVDMLNNTHQSSTNHSGSVCPAHANPARPKHNHTASVYDWDSETQGWILGSFFYGYILTQIPGGYLAGRCGPKWLMGFGILGTVVFTLLTPVAADLGASYLIAVRVLEGIGEGVTFPAMYTMWAAWAPPLERSRLLTISYIGAQLGTVISLPLSGEICFYLDWTYVFYVFGAIGLVWFILWAFLAFDSPNTHPRISEQERLYINTSLKNELSTSAGYTPWRAIVTSRPLWAIVVAHFSYNWTFYTLLTLLPTYMNDVLGFSIQQNGMLSALPYVGCAVMAVLSGQLADYLRETCLYPTVIVRKSFSIVGMIGPAVFLVAAGYTGCNYTLAVTFLTISSSLGGVSASGFNINHLDIAPSYAGILLGITNTFATIPGMVGPVIARGLTKHNTIDEWQTVFYIAATINLVGATFYTIFGQGTVQPWAVHTSYSHGD